Genomic segment of Prosthecobacter sp.:
AAGGATCACGCACCAGCGTGCTCAAACGCATGCCCCACGGCAGACGCGGACGCGATCCTTCGCTCGCCAGCCGCCGCACCTTCTCATCCGCGTCCTTCGTCCACTGCCGGAGCGTTTTCAGCGCCCGCTCCTGATCCGCCACGATGAACGGCCGCACCGCGAACTCCGCCGAGCCAAAAACCGTGAAAAACCGCAGCGCCTCCAGCGAGAAGTCGAAATCATCGCGTCCAAACATCGCCACGAAGTCGCAGAGAAAAATGGAGACAAACTCATGCCCGACCTTCGGTGCGAGTTTTTGCAGCACCCGCACCTTCTGCTGAAACGATCCCGGCAATGCGGCATCCGCCGCCACCGCGCATTGATTCAACCGCTGCATCAGAGAGCGCTCCGCCAGACCATCCAGCGTGAGAGCGAGAAAGGCCTTCCCATCAAACTTCGGCGCGATGGCCGTCAATTCGGTCGCGATGGCCCGATAGCGGGCTTCGTTGAACCATTCTTTAAGTTGCGGAGGAGGATCGGGTTCGGAGGGCATGACAAAAACTCACTTCAACTTGGCAAACACGGTCTGCAACTTCTCCAAGCTGCCAATCGCGAGCACGACCTCGTATTCAAACACAAGTCCCGGCTTCAGCGCGAAGGTCTGGATCGGCGCGAGGTAGCTGCAATCGCCCTTGTTGCCGTTGCGCACGCGGTAGCACGTTGCTTGATCGGTGTGAGGCATGAACAGGCCGATGCCGTGATCGCTTGAGTCCACCCACGCGCACCATGGTTCGCTGACGCGGATGTATTCGTTCGGAAAGCCGGGCTGTTTGCGCGTGAGCTTCTTTTCAGCATCCACAAACACCATCGTGTCGAGCTTCGGCGTCACAAACAGCGCGGGAAGCTCTTGATGCCTCGGTGCATGCGTTTTTTCGCCCGTGTAAGTCATCTTGAACTTCAATCGCGCCAGTCCGCCATCAAGTCGCAGCCATTCTTCCATCACACACTCGGGTGCGAACTCTCCCGTGGCCCAGTGGCGTGGCTTCGTCTTCGCGTAGAAGCTGGTGGCGTCGAATTTCGTCTCCACGACTTCCGCAGGTGCATTTTTCCAGCTCCCACCCTGCACCGGATTGTAGCGCCACGGCTTGCCGTTCCAGTCGCTGCCGTCCTCATCGCCATAATACGACTGCTGCACATAACGGCCCACATCGTAAGCGTTGAGCAGGTTGTCCTGTGAACCCGAAGGCGAAAACCAGCCGATGCAGGCTCCGGCCTTGAGGTTCACACCAAGCCTCACCTGGCCGTTGTCGAGGTAATGCCAGCTTTCCGTCGCTTGAGCGGACGAAGCCAGCAGAAGAAGGGCGTGGATGAGGTGTTTCAGTAACATGACGATGCAGACGGGCGCTTGCAGCCTCGCGGCATCTCGCCAAATGCGCAAGGATGCCCGCGACCTCACGCCGACTCCACGCCTTCACCGAATCCGTCATCCGCGCGATGACGCGGCTCTCGAACCAGCATGGCGCGATCAATCTCTCGCAGGGCTTCCCCGACTTCAATCCGCCTGAGGAACTGCTTGCCGCGCTCGAACGTGCCACTCGCGGCCCGTTTCATCAATATGCCGTGACCTGGGGCGCGCCGCGCTTCCGGCAGGCGCTGGCGCGGAAGATCACGCATTTCTCCGGCACGGCGATCGATCCTGATCAAAACCTCGTCGTCACCTGCGGCAGCACGGAGGCGATGATGTGCGCGATGATGACCTGCTGCGAGCCGGGGGACAAAGTGATCGTCTTCTCGCCCTTCTACGAGAACTACGCCGCCGATGCCATCCTCTCCGGCGCTGAACCGATCTATGTCCCGCTGCGTCCGCCGCAGTTCGGCTTCGATCCCGATGAACTCGCCCGCGCTTTCGCCCAAGGCGCGAAGGCCATCATCGTCTGCAATCCATCCAATCCGACCGGCAAAGTCTTCACGCGTGCCGAACTGCAAACGATCCTCGATCTCGCCGAAAAACACGACGCCTTCGTCATCACCGACGAGCCTTATGAGCACATCGTCTATGCGCCGCATGAGCACGTTTACATGCATTCGCTGCCCGGAGCCGCAGAACGCGTGATCGTGTGCAATTCGCTCTCCAAAACCTACTCCATCACCGGCTGGCGGCTCGGTTATGTCCAGGCCGCGCCGCACATCATCGCGCAGGCGCGGAAAGTGCATGATTTCCTCACCGTCGGCGCTGCCGCGCCCTTGCAGGAGGCCGCCATCGCCGGACTGGAGCTGCCGGACAGCTACTACCACGGCCTGCGCGATCTCTACACCGCGAAGCGCGATGTCTTCCTCAATCATCTCCGCGCCACTGGCCTGCCGTTCACCGAACCGCACGGCGCTTACTACGTGTTGATGGACATCTCATCCCTCGGCTTCGCCACCGACACCGAGGCCGCCGAATGGTTCGTGCGCGAGATCGGCGTCGCGGGTGTCCCCGGCTCCAGCTTCTTCCGCGAACCCGAACACCGCTTCATTCGCTTCCACTTCGCGAAGCAGGTGGAGACGCTGGATGCGGCGGGGGTGAAGCTGGAGAGGTTGAAGCGGGGACGGTGAGCAGTTGGCCAACGTCAACGTTAGGACCCATTTGCGTGACCACTCTTCGTGGATCGAAAGCCAATGCTTCGCCATGCCCCTGCGGGATCTTGATAGACTTCACCCGTGATCATCCACCAGACTGCTAGGTCGGAGGCCATGCCAAAATTCAGGGCGGCAAATCGTTCGGCTACGTCCCTTAACGTACTCCTGATTTTTTCATCGAGAGACTCATAGTCATCTTCATCCGCGAGTTCATCTCCGACCTCCTCGAAGATATCGTCTAGTTGAGACCATTCTTGACCCCAGTTTGGCACTCGATCGCCCAAACGGATTTGCTTCTCTCCGGGGATTTTTGCAAGTCCTTCAAGTGATTTGAGGTGCTCGTCGACCACGACTTGGTATATATCGAAATTGAACCCACCGTTAGAATCGTTCCAGAAACATAGTGCCATCGGGTCCACCTTATCGACTTCTTTCAGAAGCCTGGGGATTCCGGTTTCATAAATCGTAGCAATGTAGTCCCAATCAATGCGGGATAATGGATTCATAATGGCTGCGTGAGGGGGGTAAATTTGCAATTCTCCGCAAAATTACGGAAGAACCCTCGATCCATGAAATTAACGGACGCTAAGGAGAACTCCACAATCACTGCCCAATGACTGGATCGGTATACATGGACGATTCTGCGAGCAGGCCCGTCCGCAATCCGAAATGCTTCATGGCAGAACTCGGGGGGTATGGAAGGAAACGCCAAAAGAGTGAGATCAAAACGGTGCGAATCCGGAAGACGGAAGTCTACGCGCACAGCCTCCGTGGATTTTAGACGCTCCGAGAACATGGGCTCCGACTCAGGCAATCGAAACATGCTCACATAAATCTGCGGGCTGTCTCTTTGGATATCTGGTCCCTTCGCGAAAAGATGGACTACGTGCCGCGACGATGAATTTACCTCGTGTCGCAGAAACTGTGGAATGGCGCGGAGGCGGCTAAATTCCAGACACCCCGCTTGAAAGGAATCAGCGGAGCCATCATTTCGAGTGTCGATTTCTAGCCTTAGAGGTTGCATGGAATGAAGCCTAACTAGTTGATGAGAAACAATTCCGTCGAGTTCGTCAACAGCGTTATGGCTAAACCTCTTTGAATCCCGACCTTATGCGCCGCTGAACGCTACAAGTTCGCCGCATACGCCTGCAGCTCGCGGTATTCCGCCAGGATGCGTTTCACGGCGGCGACGGTCGCTTTGACCTGCGCGTCCATCGGTGCAAGCGCGGGCGTCTCGAAAACGATCTCCAGCGCATGCGGCCGCTGTTCCGGCGGGGCGCTGAGGATGCCGAGGTAGCCCTCTTTGATGATGCCGCGTGAGGCGAGGAAGCCGTCGATGATGTGCTGCTCGTTGCGCGGGAGAAATTCGCTCGATGCTTGCAGCGCAGGCTCCAGCAGATGCGCGCTGAGCAGTGCGCCGCTGACGAAGCCGTAGCAGCCGTCAGAGGTGTCGTCGGAGTGCAGCGAGACGATGCCGTCGTAGTGTTCGCGGCGCAGTTCGCCTTCGAGAAACACGACTTCGGACTCGGTGGAGCCGCGCCAGAACTCGCGGTTCAAATCGAGGCCGCTGTGGCTGTGGCGCGTGCCGAGGGCGAGGCCGGAGGGATTGCAGATCGGATAAAAATGCAGCTCGTAGTCGTGCAGTTCCTCCGGCTTCTCGGCGGCCCAGCGGATGAGATCCTGCACAGCCAGAGTGCCCGCCTCCTCATCGCCATGAATGCCGGCGAAGATGCCGATCTTGATGCCGTGGCCCGGCTTAAGCGGCTTGCTGACGATCTTCGGTATGAAGATGCCTTGCTCTGGCGGGTTGATTTCAGTCATCGGGGTGAATGCAGGTGAGGCGCGATGTAAGAGGTGGTTAGGGGAAGGCACAGTCAAGAGGCCAAGTCCGCTGCACCGAAGGCTTGAACGACTTGCCCATTTCTAGGCGTGGCTTCAGAAAATCCGCCTGCTGAACTCCAGGTACGCGAAGTCCGTGTCGCCACGTCTGACGTTGTTCTCGATGAATCCGCCCGCATTGAAGTGCGCATAGCCCAGAATCAGCTCGGTTTTGTCACCGAGATTGAAACGTGTGCGGATGTCGAACTCGTGGCCGATGAAGCTGCCGGTGGCGTCGCGGACGTTGTTGGCGTTGGCGAAGCGGTCGGTGGCGCTGTCGAGCCAGTACCAACTGTAGCCGAGATCGAAGCGGAAGGTTTTGGCCGGGGCGCATTCGAGGCGCAGCTTCGGCGCGCGGATGTTTTCGAAGACGATGTAGTCGTTCGCCGACCACGGGCGGCTGAAGCCGAAAAAGCGCTCGAAGCGATTGTCGGTGCCGTCGTTCGGATCGTGGTCTCCGGAGGCCTGGCCGTAGAAGAGGCTGAGGCGTGGCTTCCAAGGCATTTTGAAATGGTAACCGACCTCGGCGGTGCCGGACCAAGCACGGACTTTGCGCGTGCCATTCTGGCCGAATTGATAATTGAAACTGGTGTCGTAGTCGAAGCCGGTGCCGGCAATGACGCCGTAGCCTCGCAGGCCGGGGTTGTGAACCATGCGCTCGGCCACTCCGGCATGGGCGGACTGATGCAGCGCCAGATAGTAAGGTTCCAGCGTGATGATGTGCGCCCAGCGCCGCCAGTGGCCGATGGCGGCAAACATCCATTGCTGCTCCACGGGGCGATCCCAGTCATACAGCCGGCGGCTCAAAGGCTGCACTGCGAGGAGGTCGAGCTGCCAGTCGTTGCGCTCCTGGCCGAGGCTGGCGTGGAAACCCTGGAAGGTGTTCGCGGTGTTGCGCCACTGATTGTTGCCGATGAGGCGGCGGTCGAGGAACTCGAAATTGTGGATGCCGTAGCGAATGAAAGCGGGCCGGGCGTTGCCGTGCACATCATGGCCGAGCAGGTCTTTGAAGTGCAGCTCGGCGTAGAGGCGGATGAACTCGAACTCGTTCACATCGCGGTTGTCACGCGGATACCGGCTGTGATAGCGACGGGAGTCCTGCATCTCGACCGCGAAGCGGAAGGGGTCGAGGATGTCGTGGATGCCGATGTAGGCCCGCGTGCGATGCAGAAACGGATCATCTAGCCCCGCCTGCGCACGGCGGATGTCATCGTCGCGATACTCGTAGCGGAAGCGGTAATCGAGGCCGAGATCGAGCCACGCGGCATTTTTGAGGAAGTCGATGCCGGTCTCCGGCGCATGCCGCGCGTATTTCGGCGGGTCGGGATCACGCGTGGTGCTGTAACTCTGCGACGCACGGTAAAAGCTCTGCGCCAAAAGCGAGGGGCAGAGCAACAATGACGAAACCAGAGCCGAGCAAAGCAAGACAGACAGCCAACGGCCGCCCCGAAGGGGTGAGCGAAGCGAATCAATGGCGAATGACGAATGACCGTGCATGGCGAGTGCGAGGAACCTCCTCGCTTGGCCTCATCTGGCCGCGAGTTCAAGCGTGTTGGCAAAAGTTTGATGGAAAAGCGCCTCGGCACCGCGTTTGTTCACGCTCCGTTCTTCCGACCATGAAACTCACGACCCTGACCACCCTCCTCGCTGCGCTGACGCTCACCGCCCGCGCCGAATTGAAACTCCCCGCCATCATTGGCGATAACATGGTGCTGCAGCAAAAGCAGACGAATCCGCTCTGGGGCTGGGACACACCTGGCACGGAAGTGACGGTGAAGTTTGGTGATCAATCGAAGTCCGCGAAGGCTGGTGCAGACGGCAAGTGGACGGTGAAACTCGATCCCGTGCCCGCGAACGCAAAACCTGCGACCATTTCGATCAAGGGCAGCAGTGCCAAGGAACTCAAGAACGTGCTCGTCGGCGAGGTGTGGATCTGCTCCGGCCAGTCGAACATGCAGTGGAGCGTGCAAAGCTCCTGGGACGCCGATTTGGAAATCGCCACGGCGAAGTATCCGAACATCCGTCTCATCACGGTGCCAAATCTCGGCACGCAGGAGCCGCAGCAGGATTTCAAAGGCGCGTGGGCCGAGTGCTCGCCGCAGAACGTCGGCGGCTTCAGCGCCGTGGGCTTTTTCTACGGCCGAGTGCTGCACAACATGCTCGATGTGCCCGTCGGTCTGATCAACAACGCCTGGGGGGGCAGCGCCGCCGAGGCGTGGGTGAACCGTGGTGAATTGGAAAAGGATCCACGCTTCAAGCTGCTCTCGGAAAACACCAAAAAGAACGAGGCTTTCCTCAGCTCTGACGCCGCCAAGAAGCAGTATGAGACCAATCTCGCCAACTGGAAGAAGCAGGCCGAGGAAGCGAAGGCAGCCGGCAAACCTTTCACCACTCGCGCACCCGGAGCACCAGACGCCTGGTTGCGTGGCAACGCCCGCCCCGGCAACATCTACAACGGCGCTTTGCTGCCCACCATCGGCTACGGCATCAAGGGCGCGATCTGGTACCAGGGCGAGAGCAACGCCGGACGTGCCTACGAGTACGCCAGCCTCTTTCCCTTCATGATCCAGAACTGGCGCAACGAATGGAAGCAGGGCGATTTCTCCTTCTACTGGGTGCAGCTCGCCGACTTCATGGCCGAAAAAACCGATGCCGAGCAGGCCACCGCCAGCCAGTGGGCTGAACTGCGCGAGAGCCAGACCAAAACCCAGAGCGCCATCCAAAACGGCGGCCAGGCCGTCATCATCGATCTTGGCGAATCCAACGACATTCATCCGAAGAACAAGCGCGATGTGGCCGAGCGCCTCGCCCGCTGGGCGCTCGTGAAGGATTATGGCATGAAGCTGCCGTATCGCAGTCCTGAGTTCAAATCCGCCGAGTTCACCGGTGGCAAGGCCGTCATCACACTCGACACCTTCGGCGGCAGCCTGCGCACCGTCGATGTGAGTGATGTGAAAGGCTTCGTCATCTGCGGTGAGGACAAGAAGTGGGCCTGGGCCACCGCCAAGATCACCGGCAAGGATAAGGTCGAAGTCAGCGCCGCTGGCGTCTCCAAACCCGTTGCCGTTCGCTACGCATGGTCGGACAATCCGGTGTGCAATCTCCTCACCACCGACGGCCTGCCTGTCACCCCCTTCCGCAGCGACGACTTCGAGATGCTCACCAAGCCGAAGCCATAACCCGGCTGCTTACGTTGATTTCAAATCGAAAGGCACGACCACGAGGTCGTGCCTTTTTGTTGCCTTATTTCAGCAACTTGAACGCTTACTTCTTCCCCTTGCCCTTCTTTTTCTTCGATGGTGGCTCACCAGCGTCTTCAAAGGCAGGTTTCCCACCGTTCAGGCCAGCGAGAAGGCGGGCGACGTAGCCGGCGAAGCGGCCATCGGGCGATTCGCCTTTGGCGGGAAGGGTTTTGAGTTGTTCGGCGATGGGCTTGGCCTTGTCGCCGAGGTCATCGATGGCGTTGAGGGCGCTCATGGCGGTGAAGACGTTGTGCTGGCTCCAGTTGGCGAGATTCACGAGTTTGGTCAATGCGGCGGGGCGGTCGTAGTCGTTGCCGTGTTTGGCGAGCGCCCAGTTGGCGGCGACTTGGACGTGCGTGGAGCTATCGCGAGCGGCTTTCGCCAATTCCTGTCGGGCTGCTTCGACTCCAGTCGTGCCGCGCATGAGGATGCCCATGGCGCTCCAGTAGCGGATGGCGTTGTCACTGTCGGCGAATCCTGCTTTGAGGTCGGCGATGGCGTCGGGCTTCATCGAAGAAGCGTTACCGGCGGCTTTGAGGATGCGGGCGAGGGGATACAGCTTGTCATCGTGGCCCATGTCGTAGGGCGTGGTGCCTTCGGAGCGCTGGTGCATCTCGCCTTCGGGCAGCAGACCAACATCGCGGATTTTCAGCGCGAGGTTCTCTTGAGCGGTGCGCATTTTGGCGAGTGTTTCGGCGTGTTCGGGCTTGGCGGCGAGGTTGTGGACTTCGTCGGGGTCGCTTTGCAGGTCGTAGAGTTCCTCGGCGTCCTTGGGTTCCTTCCAGAAAATGGACTGCTCGGGTGTGGCTTTGCCGTCGTCGAAGGCTTTGCGCCAGACTCGCGTGCTGGGGGTCTCAAATTGATAACTGACATGCTGCGCCTGGGAGAGATGCGGCATGAAGTTGCGCAGATAGACGAAGCGTCCGTCCGTCACGCTGCGCACGGTGTCGATGCGCTCGTCCATGCGGCCGCGGAAGCCATAAACGAAAGGCTGTGGCTCGGTTTGGAATTTTCCAGCGAAGGCGTGGCCCTGCATCCACTCCGGCGGCTGCACGCCGATGATGCTGAGCAGCGTAGGCGCGAGATCGACAAAGCTGACGAGGCGGTCGGACTTCAAGCCAGCGCCGTATTCCTTCGGCGCGAGGTGTTTCCAGTTCGGCGGGAAATACACGACCATCGGCACCTGGAGGCCGGAGTTGCAGGGCCAGCGTTTGTTGCGCGGCATGCCGCTGCCGTGGTCGGCGTAGTAGAAGATGATCGTGTCAGCAGCGAGACCGGCTGCTTCGAGTTCGGCGAGGCGTTTGCCAGCGGAGGCGTCGGCCAGCGTGACCTGATCATAATACTGCGCCCAATCCTGCCGCACTTCGGGCGTATCGGGATGATACGCGGGCACACGGACCTTCGCCGGATCGTGAATCGCCTCGTGCGGGCGTTTGCGGAGCTGGCTTTCGTGGCTGCAGGTCTCGTTGAAGATCGCGAAGAAGGGCTGGCCATCCTTGCGGTTCTTCCAATGCGCGTTGCCGGACGACAGATCCCACACGCCTTCGGGCTTCTTGAGGTTGTAGTCCTCCTTGCTGTTGTTGGTGCAGTAGTAGCCGGCCTCTCGGAGGAACTGTGGATACATCTTCGTGCCCTTCGGCATCTGCGTCATGCTGCGCAT
This window contains:
- a CDS encoding pyridoxal phosphate-dependent aminotransferase codes for the protein MPATSRRLHAFTESVIRAMTRLSNQHGAINLSQGFPDFNPPEELLAALERATRGPFHQYAVTWGAPRFRQALARKITHFSGTAIDPDQNLVVTCGSTEAMMCAMMTCCEPGDKVIVFSPFYENYAADAILSGAEPIYVPLRPPQFGFDPDELARAFAQGAKAIIVCNPSNPTGKVFTRAELQTILDLAEKHDAFVITDEPYEHIVYAPHEHVYMHSLPGAAERVIVCNSLSKTYSITGWRLGYVQAAPHIIAQARKVHDFLTVGAAAPLQEAAIAGLELPDSYYHGLRDLYTAKRDVFLNHLRATGLPFTEPHGAYYVLMDISSLGFATDTEAAEWFVREIGVAGVPGSSFFREPEHRFIRFHFAKQVETLDAAGVKLERLKRGR
- a CDS encoding succinylglutamate desuccinylase/aspartoacylase family protein; translation: MTEINPPEQGIFIPKIVSKPLKPGHGIKIGIFAGIHGDEEAGTLAVQDLIRWAAEKPEELHDYELHFYPICNPSGLALGTRHSHSGLDLNREFWRGSTESEVVFLEGELRREHYDGIVSLHSDDTSDGCYGFVSGALLSAHLLEPALQASSEFLPRNEQHIIDGFLASRGIIKEGYLGILSAPPEQRPHALEIVFETPALAPMDAQVKATVAAVKRILAEYRELQAYAANL
- a CDS encoding alginate export family protein, with amino-acid sequence MLCPSLLAQSFYRASQSYSTTRDPDPPKYARHAPETGIDFLKNAAWLDLGLDYRFRYEYRDDDIRRAQAGLDDPFLHRTRAYIGIHDILDPFRFAVEMQDSRRYHSRYPRDNRDVNEFEFIRLYAELHFKDLLGHDVHGNARPAFIRYGIHNFEFLDRRLIGNNQWRNTANTFQGFHASLGQERNDWQLDLLAVQPLSRRLYDWDRPVEQQWMFAAIGHWRRWAHIITLEPYYLALHQSAHAGVAERMVHNPGLRGYGVIAGTGFDYDTSFNYQFGQNGTRKVRAWSGTAEVGYHFKMPWKPRLSLFYGQASGDHDPNDGTDNRFERFFGFSRPWSANDYIVFENIRAPKLRLECAPAKTFRFDLGYSWYWLDSATDRFANANNVRDATGSFIGHEFDIRTRFNLGDKTELILGYAHFNAGGFIENNVRRGDTDFAYLEFSRRIF
- a CDS encoding sialate O-acetylesterase, yielding MKLTTLTTLLAALTLTARAELKLPAIIGDNMVLQQKQTNPLWGWDTPGTEVTVKFGDQSKSAKAGADGKWTVKLDPVPANAKPATISIKGSSAKELKNVLVGEVWICSGQSNMQWSVQSSWDADLEIATAKYPNIRLITVPNLGTQEPQQDFKGAWAECSPQNVGGFSAVGFFYGRVLHNMLDVPVGLINNAWGGSAAEAWVNRGELEKDPRFKLLSENTKKNEAFLSSDAAKKQYETNLANWKKQAEEAKAAGKPFTTRAPGAPDAWLRGNARPGNIYNGALLPTIGYGIKGAIWYQGESNAGRAYEYASLFPFMIQNWRNEWKQGDFSFYWVQLADFMAEKTDAEQATASQWAELRESQTKTQSAIQNGGQAVIIDLGESNDIHPKNKRDVAERLARWALVKDYGMKLPYRSPEFKSAEFTGGKAVITLDTFGGSLRTVDVSDVKGFVICGEDKKWAWATAKITGKDKVEVSAAGVSKPVAVRYAWSDNPVCNLLTTDGLPVTPFRSDDFEMLTKPKP
- a CDS encoding sulfatase-like hydrolase/transferase translates to MKLLSILLSAFSFQLSAFAADRPNILWLTSEDHGPHMGCYGDTFATTPNVDALAAKGMLFKRVWSNAPVCAAARTTLIAGMYPPSTGGEHMRSMTQMPKGTKMYPQFLREAGYYCTNNSKEDYNLKKPEGVWDLSSGNAHWKNRKDGQPFFAIFNETCSHESQLRKRPHEAIHDPAKVRVPAYHPDTPEVRQDWAQYYDQVTLADASAGKRLAELEAAGLAADTIIFYYADHGSGMPRNKRWPCNSGLQVPMVVYFPPNWKHLAPKEYGAGLKSDRLVSFVDLAPTLLSIIGVQPPEWMQGHAFAGKFQTEPQPFVYGFRGRMDERIDTVRSVTDGRFVYLRNFMPHLSQAQHVSYQFETPSTRVWRKAFDDGKATPEQSIFWKEPKDAEELYDLQSDPDEVHNLAAKPEHAETLAKMRTAQENLALKIRDVGLLPEGEMHQRSEGTTPYDMGHDDKLYPLARILKAAGNASSMKPDAIADLKAGFADSDNAIRYWSAMGILMRGTTGVEAARQELAKAARDSSTHVQVAANWALAKHGNDYDRPAALTKLVNLANWSQHNVFTAMSALNAIDDLGDKAKPIAEQLKTLPAKGESPDGRFAGYVARLLAGLNGGKPAFEDAGEPPSKKKKGKGKK